In Gammaproteobacteria bacterium, the genomic stretch GTCATGCTGAGGTTTTTTAAATTTATTTTTGAGATTACCTATAAGCATACGTTTACTCTTTGTTTTATTTATCCGTACATAGTGGCCAAAACTTAGGACAGGGTTAGCCTAAAGGTGCTTAATTGCTGCGATTTTATTTTCGGCAATACTTTGGCACTTAGTATTAAGGCCCATGGTTATTGTGACACTGCTACTTAGTGAATGACTAGCTTTTGTGCTTTCTCGTGAGCAAGCTGAATAAAAATCAAAAATGATGCGCGCAGTTTCAATCGCTGTATTACTATTTTCAGTAATAATAGCGAGAGCAAGCACGGGGTTTTCGACGGGAGAAAAGGCAATAAATAAGTGATTGTCGCGTAATTTTTCTGGAAGGTTTTCTTGCTGATCGCGTTCTTCCGCAATGCGTCTTTTGGTTACTTGCCCCGTGCCCGTTTTAGCAGCAATGGTGTAAGGAGAACGTCCAAAGCGAAATGCACTCCCTTCGCGATGGGTAATGACATTCGTCATGGCGCTAATGACGTAATCCCAGTTAGATTCATCGTTTAATCCAATTCGTTTCTCAGCTAGTCGCTTACGCACCCTGTAGCTTTGACCAGATAATTGCTCGCCAAGGAGCAAGTAGGGCGGACGACGGTCGCCTCGATTGGCAAGCGTGGCAGTTGCATAGGCGAGCTGGAGAGGGGTTGCCTGCATGTAACCATGGCCAATGCCAGACAAAATTGTGTCTCCTTCATACCACGCATGTCCCTTGGCTTTAATCTTCCATGCAGGCGAAGCTAACACGCCTGGGATTTCACCCTCTAAATCAATTCCAGTGAGTGATCCAAACCCAAATCGCTCAAGAATATTATCCATGGACTGAATACCCATTTTGGCAGCTAATTCATAAAAATAAACGTTACAAGAAACTGCTAATGCTCGGCCAAGACTAATTTTTCCATGACCTTGCCGTAACCAGTCATGGAAAACATGCGAATGGTCATGTAATTGAAATACACCTTGATCATTGACTGTGGAGTTAGCGTTGATAATGCCCGTATCTAAGCCTTGCAAGGCGAGATACGGTTTAATCGTCGAAGCAATAGGATACAGACCGCGCAAAGTTCGGTCATATAAAGGTCGTTCAGGCGAATCTTTTAACTCTTGATAATCCTTCTGGCTAATTCCTACGACAAATAAATTGGGATCAAATCCAGGTTTGCTAACCATAGCAAGAACCTGCCCGGTTTGAGGTTGGAGTGCCACGATCGCGCCGCGACCGGGAAGCGCTTTTTCCGCGACAAATTGTAAGTGACTGTCTAAGGTGAGGTAGAGATTGGTTCCGGGTGCACCTTTTATTTCTTTTAAGACCCGAATAGGCTTACCACTTGCATCATTTTCTACTTCTTCATAGCCCACATGGCCATGAAGGGCTGCTTCATAAAATTTTTCTATACCCAATTTTCCAATATAGTGGCTAGCACTATAATTTGTTGCATCGATTTCATTGAGTTCCTGGGTATTAATACGACCCACATAACCCACCACATGGCTAAAATTGTTACCAAAAGGATAATGCCTGAGTAATCGCGCTTTAATCATGACCCCGGGGAACCGGTGTTGATTTTCAACAAAACGCGCCACTTCATCATCAGTTAGGCGTAATTTTAAGGGGATTTCGTCAAAACGACGGTGTTGTTTTAATTGGCGTTTGAATTGATTGAGATCATTGTCCGTGAGCTTAATGATCTTCGCCAAGGCGTCCAGTGTTTTAGGGAAATGTTTAATTTGGTATGGAAACACATCTAAACTGAAAACAGGAATATTTTCCGCAAGGAGTACCCCATAACGATCGTAAATTAAGCCTCGCGTTGGTTCAACAGGAACAAGTTCTAAACGATTTTTTGTGGAGAGCGTACTGTAGACAACATGTTTATAAACTTGTAAGTAATAAAGTCGTATGGTGAGAATAACCAGGAAAATGAAAATAGTAAATAAAGCCAGCATCGTGCGTTTTGCAGTCAACTGGATTTCTTGTTGATGATTTTTAATGGGAATTCTTTTACGCATGCTGCGGCCCTGCTTTTGAGTATCTTACCGTTACTCACTTAAGAATTAAATTGATATCCAATATCAAATACTAAAAGCGCAGTTAAACCGGAATTATGGCTGGATAAATGCGCATTCGAGTAATGTACCGCATGAAGCCCGATGTTGATTCGTTTTTGAGGGCCAATTAAAGCGCCGACTCCAAGCCGATCCTGAAAAGCAAAATGGATCCCTAAATTACGATTTTTGAGTCGGGTGTGGTTAAGATAAGCAAGTCCGATACTCGCTTCTAAAAAAGTAGTAATGTGAGTGGTGTCCAGAAAAGCATAGCGTAGTACAGGCGCTGCAGAATAGATTTGAATGTCTGCGTAATGAGCTATGTTGTCTACATAAAAGTGGGAGAACCCGCCATCGAAATAAAGTGACAACTTATCCCATGCTAGTGATCCTGGATCATAGTAAACCATAAGTTGATAGCCTTGAATTTGGGCAGGCTCTTTACCTAGAAGAATGGCAGAAAGTCTACCGCCATAGTGGGGAAAACCAAAAGTATGCGGGGGAAAAATCAACATGATTAAAATGACGAAGTAGGCGCACTGTTTCAATCTCATAAGGTATCATCCTTAATACCGAGGCTTAAAGATCATAGCATGCAGCACCACGAATGCATTTGATAATTTATCGAGTGAAGGCGTCAAATTTTATTTTTCAAGTACTCAAGCAAGAGGGCGCAAGGCTTCAATTTTGTGTGCCTTGCAACTTTCGCGATGTGAAATTTTTCTATTATTTATATTCTGAATATCTATTGTTTGGTCGGATTCAAATGGTTTGAAGAAGGAGGATTGAATGGGGTGATGTTGAAATTCCTATCTGGAAATAGGGTCAACATGAATTTTCCAATACGAAATAACTTAGCGGTCGGTTCCCCCTTAGATGGCTCATCAGCCTGAGACGACATAATATTTGGTTGTGAGGTGGTAGCCACCGAATGAATATTAACATTCGTAGATAAATGATTTTGATTAGCGTTAGTAAATGCAGGAGCGTCGGGTAGAAGATTAAGTTGACAGCTAGGGTCATTACAAATCGAAGGTTCACTAGGGTTAGTGTAAGGAGATGGCATATTATTGTTATTATTATTGTTTACAGGATAAGAATTTGAGCTTTTATAGAGTGCTTTGCCTGAAGAATAATGATCAGCTTGATTGACGAAAGTATCAAACGAATTTTGCTTAGCATCTAATCGGGATAATGCCGGCTGCTGAGGGTGCGGGTTGGATTGCTGAGAACAACTCGTATTCATTTGGCTTATGACTTCTGTTTTTTGATCTGCAAAGCTGATTTTAATGGGGCCAAACTTTTTCTCTAAGGTTTGCAGCATTTGAATGATTAGTTCAAGGTTTAAGCCCATATTTTTTTGGATATGAAGATAAAAATATTGATCATCACTGCTATACTGGCAAGCATATAAGGCAGTTGGTATCAGATGACCAGCATCACGTTTAAGTAAATTTTGAAATCTTAATGAATTCTCTTGGGGATTTGACCCATAAAAAGGATTGGTCAATACTTTAATAACAAATTCATAATTTTTATCTTCAGAATAAATTTCAAAGTGAAAATGATTTACAGCTGTATTTTGAATGATTGACGCTACATTATCACTGAGTGGGGTCGTGTTTACGGTTCCATATTTTCCATAGGTAATTATAGGGGGCTGTCTTTTATCTATAGATAGTAATATAGCTACGAAATCCTTAAGCGGAAGGCCTGAAGGAGGCAGAATACACATCATTCCCTGGTCAAAATAAATAGTGCAATGCTCTGCGCGGTCGATTCCTAAGAGAGCTAATCTTCGTTTAAGTATTTTCTTCCCAGCACTGAGAGAATGACGTTGATAAGGGGAGACCATGAGTCTAGCAACAGCGCTATATTCGCCTTTTTCAAAAGTCGTAATATCAAAATGAAAGTTATATTTCAAAAGACTTGGCTGATAAGCGCCAAACGAAAACGTTCGATTTTGCATTATTTATACCTATTTTAAAACTTGCCTCATTGTAACTGCAATTTGTTAAGGCTAAATTAAAGGTCAATTACATTTCTTCTCAAAGCGATTATTGTTATGGATCATGATCCTATAGAAACCTTAAGCAATTCTTAAGCTTTTAGAATATGAAATAAATTTTATAATAATAAAGATGAGCGAGTATTGGAGTTCAAGAAAAATTATCTTTATTTCATTAAATTTAAGATAAAACGCTCG encodes the following:
- the mrdA gene encoding penicillin-binding protein 2 codes for the protein MRKRIPIKNHQQEIQLTAKRTMLALFTIFIFLVILTIRLYYLQVYKHVVYSTLSTKNRLELVPVEPTRGLIYDRYGVLLAENIPVFSLDVFPYQIKHFPKTLDALAKIIKLTDNDLNQFKRQLKQHRRFDEIPLKLRLTDDEVARFVENQHRFPGVMIKARLLRHYPFGNNFSHVVGYVGRINTQELNEIDATNYSASHYIGKLGIEKFYEAALHGHVGYEEVENDASGKPIRVLKEIKGAPGTNLYLTLDSHLQFVAEKALPGRGAIVALQPQTGQVLAMVSKPGFDPNLFVVGISQKDYQELKDSPERPLYDRTLRGLYPIASTIKPYLALQGLDTGIINANSTVNDQGVFQLHDHSHVFHDWLRQGHGKISLGRALAVSCNVYFYELAAKMGIQSMDNILERFGFGSLTGIDLEGEIPGVLASPAWKIKAKGHAWYEGDTILSGIGHGYMQATPLQLAYATATLANRGDRRPPYLLLGEQLSGQSYRVRKRLAEKRIGLNDESNWDYVISAMTNVITHREGSAFRFGRSPYTIAAKTGTGQVTKRRIAEERDQQENLPEKLRDNHLFIAFSPVENPVLALAIITENSNTAIETARIIFDFYSACSRESTKASHSLSSSVTITMGLNTKCQSIAENKIAAIKHL
- a CDS encoding acyloxyacyl hydrolase, whose protein sequence is MRLKQCAYFVILIMLIFPPHTFGFPHYGGRLSAILLGKEPAQIQGYQLMVYYDPGSLAWDKLSLYFDGGFSHFYVDNIAHYADIQIYSAAPVLRYAFLDTTHITTFLEASIGLAYLNHTRLKNRNLGIHFAFQDRLGVGALIGPQKRINIGLHAVHYSNAHLSSHNSGLTALLVFDIGYQFNS